The following proteins come from a genomic window of Pirellula staleyi DSM 6068:
- a CDS encoding ABC transporter permease, with translation MNATTTNSAKSTATADRYAKLLEEAASIRGVSLWLDAWRRLQRNRAALVSIVTLAVILVLAIFTPLLPLQPPIYQRADAEHAFAPPSLKATPLPFTSADLAAAEEKIQATQQKLASAKSDERAQLEKDLNLALRNHPILREWNQPGPVTYWMIRTRLSLFGSWSVPSILGRDELGRDLLCRIFWGSRVSLMVGFVAAAVSLVIGVLYGAISGFAGGIIDTIMMRIVDVLYSIPFIFVVIFAITILSEETLAAALESLGIDQISVFYILIGAIYWLTMARVVRGQVLSLKNEQFIDAARVSGASSARIVIRHLVPNVLGIVIIYLTLTIPSVMLFEAFLSFLGLGVQAPDVSWGLLVFDGVKVITPLQKLWWLVVFPGLALAITLFALNFLGDGLRDALDPRLKNR, from the coding sequence GTGAACGCGACGACAACGAACTCTGCAAAGTCCACCGCAACAGCCGACCGCTATGCCAAACTGCTGGAAGAAGCAGCAAGCATCCGGGGTGTATCGCTGTGGCTCGATGCTTGGCGTCGATTGCAGCGCAACCGGGCGGCACTTGTCTCGATTGTCACGCTGGCGGTGATCCTCGTGCTGGCCATTTTCACCCCGCTCTTACCGCTCCAGCCGCCGATCTATCAGCGTGCTGATGCCGAGCATGCTTTCGCTCCGCCGAGCCTGAAAGCGACGCCACTTCCATTTACTTCAGCCGATCTGGCTGCTGCAGAAGAGAAGATTCAAGCGACACAACAGAAACTAGCGTCGGCCAAGAGCGACGAGCGTGCGCAACTCGAAAAAGACCTGAATTTGGCCCTTCGAAATCACCCGATTCTGCGGGAGTGGAATCAGCCGGGGCCGGTCACCTACTGGATGATTCGCACGCGGCTGTCGCTCTTTGGTAGCTGGAGCGTCCCTTCGATTTTGGGACGCGACGAACTAGGCCGCGACCTGCTTTGCCGCATCTTTTGGGGCTCGCGCGTGTCGCTGATGGTCGGGTTCGTAGCCGCCGCTGTGTCGCTGGTGATCGGCGTGCTCTACGGCGCTATCTCTGGTTTCGCGGGGGGCATTATCGACACCATCATGATGCGGATCGTCGATGTGCTGTACTCGATTCCGTTCATTTTCGTCGTGATTTTTGCCATCACAATCCTTTCGGAAGAGACCCTGGCGGCCGCGCTGGAGTCGCTGGGAATCGATCAGATTTCGGTCTTCTATATTCTGATCGGCGCGATCTACTGGCTCACGATGGCGCGCGTGGTGCGCGGGCAAGTGCTGTCGCTCAAGAACGAACAATTTATCGATGCAGCACGAGTGAGTGGTGCCTCGAGCGCGCGGATCGTGATTCGTCACCTGGTTCCCAATGTCTTGGGAATCGTGATCATCTACCTGACCCTCACCATTCCAAGCGTGATGCTGTTCGAGGCCTTTCTGTCGTTCTTAGGACTCGGTGTCCAAGCCCCCGATGTGTCGTGGGGATTGCTCGTCTTCGACGGGGTGAAGGTGATCACGCCACTGCAAAAACTTTGGTGGCTCGTTGTCTTTCCGGGACTCGCGCTCGCCATCACGCTGTTTGCTCTCAACTTCCTGGGCGATGGTCTGCGCGACGCGCTCGATCCTCGTCTAAAGAATCGATAA
- a CDS encoding ABC transporter ATP-binding protein — MNAKRPLLSIEDLHVHFQVDDGLVRAVNGVSLQLEAGETLGVVGESGSGKSVTSLAMLGLIPQPPGIIAGGRALFEGRDLLKMSREELSQVRGRRIAMIFQDPMTALNPLLTVAEQLTEVTQLHLKHTYAQARRHAIEMLGLVGIPAPDVRVDDYPHQFSGGMRQRVMIAMALSCDPEILIADEPTTALDVTIQAQMLELIKSLQVRKGTAVILVTHALGVVASVCDRVQVMYAGRIVETASTGGLFASPEHPYTQGLLRSTPRWDLDRKTVLEAIEGQPPDMLHPPSGCAFHPRCPLAIDRCKIDLPILEAAMHGGMKACFVDAHQHVALTSEVRP, encoded by the coding sequence ATGAACGCCAAACGACCACTACTTTCGATCGAAGACTTGCACGTCCACTTCCAAGTGGATGATGGTCTGGTGCGCGCTGTGAATGGTGTTTCGCTGCAGCTCGAAGCTGGCGAAACGCTAGGAGTTGTCGGTGAATCGGGGAGTGGCAAGAGTGTCACGAGCCTGGCCATGCTGGGACTGATTCCTCAGCCTCCCGGGATCATCGCCGGTGGCCGTGCGCTGTTCGAAGGGCGCGATCTACTGAAGATGTCGCGCGAAGAATTGTCGCAGGTGCGCGGCCGTCGTATTGCGATGATCTTTCAAGACCCAATGACAGCGCTCAACCCGCTGCTGACCGTCGCCGAACAACTCACCGAGGTGACGCAGCTGCACCTGAAGCACACCTATGCTCAAGCTCGACGGCATGCGATTGAAATGCTGGGACTCGTTGGAATTCCGGCCCCCGATGTGCGTGTCGATGACTATCCGCATCAGTTCAGTGGTGGCATGCGGCAGCGTGTGATGATTGCGATGGCACTCTCGTGCGATCCCGAAATCTTGATTGCCGATGAGCCTACGACGGCGCTCGATGTAACGATTCAAGCGCAGATGCTGGAGCTCATCAAATCGCTGCAAGTCCGGAAAGGGACCGCTGTGATTCTGGTGACTCACGCGCTCGGTGTGGTAGCGAGTGTTTGCGATCGCGTGCAGGTGATGTATGCCGGTCGCATCGTCGAAACGGCCAGCACCGGCGGGCTGTTCGCAAGCCCCGAGCATCCCTACACGCAAGGCCTGCTCCGGAGTACGCCACGCTGGGATCTCGATCGAAAAACGGTGCTCGAAGCGATTGAAGGACAGCCTCCCGACATGCTCCATCCACCGAGTGGTTGCGCTTTTCATCCGCGCTGTCCCCTGGCGATCGATCGCTGCAAAATCGATTTGCCGATTCTCGAAGCGGCGATGCATGGCGGCATGAAGGCCTGTTTCGTCGATGCTCACCAACACGTAGCACTGACGAGTGAGGTGCGACCATGA
- a CDS encoding CDGSH iron-sulfur domain-containing protein, whose translation MADVTIRTRESGPLVIEGPVKIVDASGNPFPIPEGKTFIALCRCGASANKPFCDGKHKTCGFVATETAPQQLG comes from the coding sequence ATGGCCGATGTAACGATTCGTACGCGTGAAAGTGGACCCCTCGTGATCGAGGGACCTGTCAAAATTGTCGATGCTTCGGGAAATCCATTCCCCATTCCCGAAGGGAAGACGTTCATCGCACTCTGTCGCTGTGGCGCGTCGGCCAACAAGCCCTTCTGCGATGGGAAGCACAAGACGTGCGGGTTTGTCGCCACCGAAACTGCACCGCAGCAACTCGGTTAA
- a CDS encoding ATP-binding cassette domain-containing protein — MNSGTLARETGTTVQNPKGKPIVEVVNLKVHFPFRRGGFFTGKQGVIRAVDGVSFSIRPGETLGLVGESGCGKSTTARAIVRLVDATAGDILLGGTNITKLGARDMLPHRRVVQMIFQDPYASLNPRMTVGSIIAEPMQILSLHQPSQRKLEVMRLMDLVGLNPRFLNRYPHEFSGGQRQRIGIARALAAEPKLIVCDEPVSALDVSIQAQVVNLLMKLQEELGVAYLFISHDLSVVRHISHKIGVMYLGRIVEMGSSDELRRAPKHPYTQALLSAAPIPDPTLEKTRQRIVLKGEVPSPDREYPGCPFADRCPVAEARCKIDVPQLLGIDHQVACHLAHPGS; from the coding sequence ATGAACAGCGGAACTCTCGCACGTGAGACAGGCACTACAGTGCAAAATCCGAAGGGAAAACCGATTGTCGAAGTGGTGAACCTGAAGGTTCATTTTCCTTTTCGGCGCGGCGGTTTCTTCACCGGCAAGCAAGGGGTGATTCGCGCCGTCGATGGTGTCAGCTTCTCGATTCGGCCCGGTGAAACCCTGGGGCTCGTCGGTGAATCAGGATGTGGCAAGAGCACCACGGCGCGAGCCATTGTGCGACTCGTCGATGCGACGGCAGGAGACATTCTGCTCGGCGGCACGAACATCACGAAACTCGGCGCGCGCGACATGCTCCCCCATCGACGCGTGGTGCAAATGATCTTTCAAGATCCCTATGCCTCGCTCAATCCGCGGATGACGGTGGGGAGCATCATCGCCGAACCGATGCAAATCCTGAGCCTGCACCAGCCGTCCCAGCGCAAACTTGAAGTGATGCGATTGATGGACTTGGTGGGACTCAACCCACGCTTTCTGAATCGCTATCCCCACGAGTTTTCGGGCGGACAGCGTCAGCGCATTGGAATTGCGCGGGCCTTAGCAGCGGAGCCGAAGCTGATTGTATGCGATGAACCGGTGTCGGCACTCGACGTATCGATTCAAGCGCAGGTGGTGAACTTGCTGATGAAGCTGCAGGAAGAGCTGGGGGTAGCCTATCTCTTCATCTCGCACGATTTGTCGGTGGTGCGACACATCTCGCACAAGATTGGTGTGATGTATCTCGGCCGGATTGTCGAAATGGGGTCGAGCGACGAATTGCGACGCGCTCCGAAGCACCCCTATACGCAAGCTCTCCTCTCAGCGGCACCGATTCCTGACCCAACGCTCGAAAAGACGCGTCAGCGAATCGTCCTCAAAGGTGAAGTGCCGAGTCCCGATCGAGAGTATCCCGGCTGTCCGTTTGCCGATCGTTGCCCCGTCGCTGAAGCACGCTGCAAAATCGACGTGCCACAGCTCTTGGGAATCGATCATCAGGTGGCGTGCCATCTCGCGCACCCTGGCAGCTAA
- a CDS encoding class I SAM-dependent rRNA methyltransferase, whose amino-acid sequence MGASAKWPTCEPLAAVKLKPRKALPFYGRHPWVLATGVDRVQPLSIAAEHMLADGSVVNLLNEKGKFVARGFYNGQSRIRVRLFTWREEEQLNADFFERRIADAIESRVQLGLEPAAGSPARSTSAARLIFSEADGLSGLVVDRYGDYLVVQATSAAMQQRLHGIAEILQKLLAPKGMVLRGDAASAKLEGIEPIAPERLGEWTDEPIRIVEHGISYEVDLTDSQKTGFYLDQRDNRLAVAKYFAGRKVLDMFCYTGGFAMNASRHGQAAEVLGVDTSKRAVAQAQKNAEINGLTNVTFEAGDGFQSLEKFATEGRKFDAIVLDPPKFARSRSQVDQAIQAYHRLNRAAVALLPPGGILVTHSCSGSVSREDFLLMLSGVAQKTGRDIQIIELRGAAADHPVSSTCLETEYLKCVVCRVGQLARDKPVFIGSGD is encoded by the coding sequence ATGGGTGCGAGTGCAAAGTGGCCGACGTGTGAGCCTTTGGCAGCAGTGAAACTCAAGCCACGTAAGGCTTTGCCGTTCTACGGACGCCACCCCTGGGTGCTGGCCACCGGTGTCGACCGTGTGCAGCCGTTGTCGATCGCAGCCGAGCATATGCTGGCCGATGGTTCGGTCGTCAATCTGCTAAACGAGAAGGGGAAGTTCGTCGCGCGCGGGTTTTACAACGGTCAAAGTCGCATTCGCGTCCGCCTTTTCACGTGGCGCGAGGAAGAGCAGCTGAACGCCGACTTCTTTGAGCGCCGCATCGCCGATGCCATCGAATCGCGGGTGCAACTCGGGCTCGAACCAGCCGCTGGTTCACCTGCACGGAGCACAAGCGCCGCCCGGCTGATTTTCAGCGAAGCCGACGGCCTGTCGGGGCTGGTTGTCGACCGCTATGGCGACTATTTAGTAGTACAAGCGACCTCGGCAGCCATGCAGCAGCGATTGCACGGCATCGCGGAAATCCTGCAGAAATTGCTGGCTCCCAAGGGGATGGTTCTGCGGGGCGATGCAGCGTCGGCGAAGCTCGAAGGGATCGAGCCGATCGCTCCCGAGCGTCTCGGAGAGTGGACCGACGAGCCGATTCGAATTGTCGAGCACGGCATCAGCTACGAGGTCGACCTGACCGACAGCCAGAAGACCGGTTTCTATCTCGACCAGCGCGACAATCGTCTCGCTGTGGCCAAGTACTTTGCGGGTCGCAAGGTGCTCGACATGTTCTGCTACACCGGCGGCTTTGCGATGAATGCCTCGCGCCACGGCCAAGCAGCGGAAGTTCTGGGAGTCGATACCAGCAAACGGGCCGTTGCCCAGGCTCAGAAAAACGCGGAAATCAATGGCCTGACTAACGTTACGTTCGAAGCGGGCGATGGTTTTCAGTCGCTCGAAAAGTTCGCCACCGAAGGGCGAAAGTTCGACGCCATTGTGCTCGATCCCCCCAAATTTGCCCGCAGCCGATCCCAGGTCGATCAGGCAATTCAGGCCTATCACCGGCTGAACCGGGCGGCTGTCGCGCTACTTCCGCCGGGCGGAATTCTCGTCACGCACAGCTGTTCGGGAAGTGTTAGCCGCGAAGATTTCCTGCTGATGCTTTCGGGCGTGGCCCAAAAAACGGGCCGCGACATCCAGATCATCGAGCTTCGAGGAGCAGCGGCCGACCATCCCGTTTCGTCGACCTGCCTCGAGACCGAGTATCTCAAGTGCGTCGTCTGCCGGGTCGGACAACTGGCTCGCGATAAACCGGTGTTCATCGGCTCGGGCGACTGA
- a CDS encoding sigma-70 family RNA polymerase sigma factor, translated as MYHDDKHLVKLVLSGETEAFGLLVARYQDRLFTAMVHVARSRSEAEDVVQEAMVQAYTKLASFQAESSFYTWLYRIAFNQAMTIRRKREPLTSIDESRYGSQHEPVATSTAVDGPMLQSEQAALVHRAIATLADEFRTVLVMREIDGFDYEQISQILDLPVGTVRSRLHRARLQLRDQLKQLLADESGE; from the coding sequence GTGTATCACGACGACAAGCATCTGGTGAAACTCGTCCTGAGCGGAGAGACCGAGGCCTTTGGCCTGCTGGTCGCCCGTTATCAGGATCGACTTTTCACCGCAATGGTGCACGTCGCTCGCTCACGCAGCGAAGCCGAAGATGTGGTGCAGGAGGCGATGGTGCAGGCTTATACCAAGCTCGCCTCGTTTCAGGCCGAAAGTTCTTTCTACACCTGGCTTTATCGCATTGCCTTCAATCAGGCGATGACGATTCGCCGGAAGAGAGAACCTCTGACGTCGATCGACGAAAGTCGCTACGGCAGTCAGCACGAGCCTGTCGCGACAAGCACCGCAGTCGATGGCCCGATGCTGCAGAGCGAACAAGCTGCTTTGGTACATCGCGCGATTGCCACCCTGGCGGACGAGTTTCGCACCGTGCTGGTGATGCGTGAGATCGACGGATTTGATTACGAACAGATATCGCAGATTTTGGATCTTCCGGTCGGAACGGTTCGCAGCCGACTCCACCGGGCCCGACTTCAACTTCGAGACCAACTGAAACAACTCCTTGCCGACGAATCAGGCGAATGA